In one window of Triticum urartu cultivar G1812 unplaced genomic scaffold, Tu2.1 TuUngrouped_contig_2849, whole genome shotgun sequence DNA:
- the LOC125527070 gene encoding probable indole-3-pyruvate monooxygenase YUCCA10, which translates to MSSKVHRANPQTLDYHRTYPIALSSLLFEMEGVTVLIVGAGPAGLATVACLSQFSIPYAIVERESCSASLWRNRAYDRLKLHLAKEFCELPHMSYPVDAPTYIPKTLFVKYLDDYVEGFNIQPKYLTSVETSTYENDEKCWSIVAKDMSKCTTVKFTAKFLVVASGENSAENIPMFPGLENFPGDVIHSSSYKSGKSYSGKNVLVIGSGNSGMEIAYDLATHGANTSIVIRSPIHVMTKELIRLGMTLAHRLPLNLVDKLLVMVAYLIFGDLSQHGITRPKMGPMTLKSETGRSAVIDVGTIGLIKKVIIKVQGSISKIKGNIIKFQCSKRMSFDAIVFATIYKSTANMWLNVTPG; encoded by the exons ATGTCATCCAAAGTTCATCGAGCAAACCCACAAACACTGGACTACCACCGAACTTATCCCATAGCTTTGTCAAGTCTTCTCTTTGAAATGGAGGGTGTTACAGTGTTGATTGTTGGTGCTGGGCCAGCAGGCCTCGCAACGGTAGCATGCCTTAGCCAATTCTCAATTCCTTATGCCATCGTCGAGCGCGAGAGCTGTAGCGCGTCACTCTGGCGCAACCGCGCGTATGATCGCCTCAAGCTGCATCTCGCAAAGGAGTTCTGTGAGTTGCCACACATGTCATACCCTGTAGATGCACCAACGTACATACCAAAAACCTTGTTTGTGAAGTACTTGGATGACTATGTTGAGGGTTTCAACATTCAACCAAAGTATCTCACTAGCGTGGAGACATCCACATATGAAAATGATGAAAAATGTTGGTCCATTGTGGCAAAGGACATGTCAAAGTGCACCACAGTCAAGTTCACGGCGAAGTTTCTTGTTGTGGCAAGTGGTGAGAATAGTGCAGAGAATATTCCAATGTTCCCTGGACTGGAAAACTTTCCAGGTGATGTTATCCACTCCTCAAGCTACAAGTCAGGCAAGAGCTACTCTGGCAAGAATGTATTGGTCATTGGATCTGGCAACTCCGGGATGGAAATTGCTTATGACCTTGCGACCCATGGTGCCAACACATCGATTGTTATACGAAGCCCG ATTCATGTAATGACAAAGGAATTAATTCGTTTGGGGATGACACTTGCTCACCGTCTTCCATTGAATCTAGTGGATAAACTCCTTGTGATGGTAGCGTATTTAATATTTGGAGACCTGTCACAGCATGGCATCACAAGGCCAAAAATGGGTCCAATGACCCTCAAATCAGAAACAGGCCGATCTGCAGTAATTGATGTTGGGACTATTGGATTGATCAAAAAAGTCATCATCAAA GTTCAAGGGAGCATTAGTAAGATCAAGGGCAACATAATTAAATTTCAATGCAGTAAAAGAATGTCATTTGATGCAATTGTGTTTGCAACTATATACAAAAGCACGGCAAATATGTGGCTcaatgtgacgcccggataa